From a single Endozoicomonas euniceicola genomic region:
- a CDS encoding branched-chain amino acid transaminase has protein sequence MSFADKDGVIWFDGELVPWREAKTHVLTHTLHYGMGVFEGVRAYSTDRGAAIFRLQEHTDRLFRSAHILGMKIPYSKEELLEAQKQVVRENGLDSAYLRPMCFLGSEGMGLRAEGLKVHTIVAAWEWPSYMTPDALEQGIRIRTSSYTRHHVNITMCKAKANGNYMNSMLALREALDSGCEEALLLDNEGYVAEGSGENVFIVKSDGILYTPELTSCLEGITRDTIIRFAQHLGLEVREKRITRDEVYIAEEAFFTGTAAEVLPIREHDGRVIGSGRRGPVTEKLQKMYFDQVAGKSGLFPEWLDYVARLC, from the coding sequence ATGTCCTTCGCCGATAAAGATGGCGTTATCTGGTTTGACGGAGAACTGGTTCCCTGGCGCGAAGCTAAAACCCACGTTCTCACACACACTTTGCACTATGGCATGGGCGTTTTCGAGGGCGTGCGCGCTTATAGTACCGACAGGGGAGCGGCGATCTTTCGTCTGCAAGAGCACACCGACCGCCTGTTTCGCAGCGCCCATATTCTGGGTATGAAAATTCCGTACAGCAAGGAAGAACTGCTTGAAGCCCAGAAACAGGTAGTGCGTGAAAACGGGCTCGATTCCGCTTACCTGCGCCCCATGTGCTTTCTCGGTTCAGAGGGTATGGGCTTAAGAGCAGAAGGGCTGAAAGTGCATACGATTGTTGCCGCCTGGGAGTGGCCTTCCTATATGACACCGGACGCTCTGGAACAGGGCATCCGAATTCGTACCTCGTCTTACACCCGTCATCATGTCAACATCACTATGTGTAAAGCCAAGGCTAACGGTAACTACATGAACTCGATGCTGGCACTGCGCGAAGCGTTGGACAGCGGTTGTGAAGAAGCGTTACTGCTGGATAATGAAGGCTATGTTGCCGAAGGCAGCGGTGAGAATGTCTTCATTGTTAAAAGCGATGGCATTCTGTATACACCTGAACTAACGTCCTGCCTGGAAGGCATTACCCGGGATACGATTATTCGGTTTGCTCAACATCTGGGTCTGGAAGTTCGTGAAAAGCGCATTACCCGTGATGAAGTTTATATCGCTGAAGAAGCCTTTTTCACTGGCACTGCGGCAGAAGTTCTGCCCATTCGGGAGCACGATGGTCGGGTGATTGGTAGTGGCAGGCGCGGCCCGGTCACCGAAAAATTGCAAAAAATGTACTTTGACCAGGTAGCGGGTAAAAGCGGGTTATTCCCTGAATGGCTTGATTACGTGGCCAGACTCTGCTGA
- the tnpC gene encoding IS66 family transposase, with the protein MSQPAPEFQIIVALLTAVNEQQEQITCLSEQVSKLEAENKELSDRLNTNSRNSSKPPSTDGYAKPSAKKKDSSGTTPDPDSDPKGEKPNPKSLREKSGRKPGGQRGHKGSTLRQVEDPGRTQYHPVIDCENCHRSLRSSKIVKLIERQVFEPGRFGHFEVTAHVAEVKKCECGHVTLGSFPEGVDSHVQYGPATQALAVYLCQYQLVPYKRASQFFLDIYGLEVSPGSICMFQENAYDQLASTEQVIVDALKNAPIAGADETGMRVAGSLWWMHVLRSEKWTLYHLDPSKGHSAIESMGVLLTFAGILVHDHYKAYFRYAALHVLCNAHHLRELQGVVDRDCNHLAVRLQRMLRLAWHLSNGFKKIGMEAMPETIRQRISSLFERTAKRAQAEEAEYMERLRQRRGDDKVRNTKAFNLFKRLVKFKEATLRFMTDFRIPFDNNGSERDIRNGKVKQKISGCIRSKKGAEWYSRIRSYVSSARKQGHNVFEALLIAMKNYSDQPLLGAE; encoded by the coding sequence ATGAGTCAACCTGCTCCCGAATTCCAGATTATCGTCGCTCTCCTTACTGCTGTGAATGAGCAACAGGAGCAGATTACTTGTTTGAGTGAGCAGGTTTCAAAACTGGAAGCAGAGAACAAGGAGTTAAGCGACAGGCTTAACACCAACAGCAGGAACAGTAGCAAGCCTCCTTCTACGGATGGTTATGCCAAGCCTTCCGCCAAGAAAAAAGACTCATCTGGTACGACGCCAGACCCGGACAGTGATCCTAAAGGCGAAAAGCCCAACCCCAAAAGCTTACGAGAGAAATCTGGTCGCAAGCCCGGTGGTCAAAGAGGTCATAAAGGCTCTACGCTTAGGCAGGTCGAAGACCCTGGGCGCACCCAATACCATCCGGTTATAGACTGCGAGAACTGCCATCGTTCATTACGTTCTTCTAAAATCGTCAAGCTAATCGAAAGGCAGGTATTTGAACCTGGTCGTTTTGGTCACTTTGAAGTCACGGCTCATGTAGCGGAAGTCAAAAAGTGTGAATGCGGTCATGTAACCCTCGGCAGCTTCCCGGAAGGCGTTGACTCCCATGTTCAGTATGGACCTGCTACCCAGGCGCTGGCGGTGTATCTCTGCCAGTACCAGTTGGTGCCATACAAACGCGCTTCCCAGTTTTTCCTGGATATTTACGGGCTGGAAGTCAGTCCGGGTTCCATTTGTATGTTCCAGGAAAATGCCTATGATCAACTGGCCAGCACCGAGCAGGTAATTGTCGATGCTCTTAAGAACGCACCCATTGCTGGTGCCGATGAGACAGGCATGCGGGTGGCTGGTTCGCTATGGTGGATGCACGTTCTGCGTAGTGAAAAATGGACGCTGTATCACCTTGATCCCAGTAAAGGCCACTCTGCCATTGAGTCAATGGGCGTTTTGCTGACTTTTGCCGGAATACTGGTTCATGACCATTACAAGGCTTACTTCCGCTATGCCGCTCTTCATGTGCTGTGCAACGCTCATCACCTGAGGGAGTTACAGGGTGTTGTTGACCGGGATTGCAACCATCTGGCTGTACGCCTTCAGCGGATGCTAAGGCTGGCTTGGCATCTCAGCAACGGTTTCAAAAAAATTGGCATGGAGGCGATGCCAGAGACGATTCGCCAACGGATTAGTTCACTGTTCGAGCGGACTGCGAAAAGGGCTCAGGCCGAGGAAGCCGAATATATGGAACGCCTACGGCAACGGCGGGGCGACGACAAAGTGAGAAATACGAAAGCCTTTAACCTGTTCAAGCGACTGGTGAAATTCAAGGAAGCAACCTTGAGGTTCATGACTGACTTCAGAATACCCTTCGACAACAATGGCAGTGAGCGAGACATCCGGAATGGTAAGGTAAAACAGAAAATATCGGGATGTATCCGAAGTAAGAAAGGGGCGGAATGGTATAGCCGTATCCGAAGTTATGTCTCATCGGCGAGAAAGCAGGGGCATAACGTTTTTGAAGCCTTGCTTATTGCGATGAAGAATTACAGCGATCAACCTTTGCTGGGTGCTGAATAG